A DNA window from Actinokineospora baliensis contains the following coding sequences:
- a CDS encoding helix-turn-helix domain-containing protein: MPPEQTRRKRMVGRYMEALRKRHDPTLIPERAAALADTSRTTISRLENGQQLPNKHLFAALLTVYGATDEERAEAMALWTHARQATLAIKDVDDTPAKYIAFRRDEADAVAELTINYIALPGLLQTNAYARAASSGDPFDTIDEVLRERRAAERERRRQLLEMDKPLALHAIVSEAVLRMHVGGPGIMADQLRHLLVMAAKDNVTIQVMPFAAGSFGPMNGPVVLLRFDDDPVHSHTVYLEYPLGGETVDRKATVAVFLEIFEAICVRAMSPEDSISFMRSVLSDLEEML, translated from the coding sequence ATGCCGCCCGAGCAGACCCGACGCAAGCGCATGGTGGGCCGCTACATGGAGGCCCTCCGCAAGCGGCACGACCCGACCCTGATCCCCGAACGAGCCGCCGCCCTGGCGGACACCTCGAGGACGACGATCTCCAGACTGGAGAACGGCCAGCAGCTACCGAACAAGCACCTGTTCGCCGCCCTGTTGACGGTCTACGGCGCCACGGACGAGGAGCGCGCCGAGGCCATGGCCCTCTGGACCCACGCCAGACAGGCCACCTTGGCGATCAAGGATGTCGACGACACGCCCGCGAAGTACATCGCCTTCCGGCGGGACGAAGCCGATGCGGTTGCCGAGTTGACAATCAACTACATCGCGCTGCCCGGTCTGCTGCAGACGAATGCCTACGCCAGGGCGGCATCCAGTGGCGACCCGTTCGACACCATTGACGAGGTTCTTCGCGAACGTCGAGCAGCCGAGCGCGAGAGGCGTCGCCAGCTGCTGGAAATGGACAAGCCCCTGGCCCTGCACGCCATTGTCAGCGAGGCCGTGCTGCGCATGCACGTGGGGGGCCCGGGCATCATGGCGGACCAGCTTCGCCACCTGCTTGTCATGGCCGCCAAGGACAATGTCACCATTCAGGTGATGCCGTTCGCCGCCGGATCGTTCGGGCCGATGAACGGCCCGGTTGTGCTACTCCGCTTCGATGACGACCCGGTTCACTCGCACACGGTGTATCTCGAGTACCCCCTTGGGGGAGAGACAGTCGATCGAAAGGCGACTGTCGCTGTCTTCCTCGAAATTTTCGAGGCAATCTGCGTGCGAGCGATGTCGCCCGAGGATTCGATATCGTTCATGCGTAGCGTGTTGAGCGACCTTGAGGAGATGCTGTGA
- a CDS encoding DUF2530 domain-containing protein — MSQRQTPPLPPSLLAMGPIVYIGTAIWFVVAVVLTFVDRGSIYMWTAWSGGGLGIIGALIMVWQRQAGKRGSKAAQRID, encoded by the coding sequence ATGTCCCAGCGCCAGACCCCGCCCCTGCCGCCTTCGCTTCTGGCCATGGGGCCGATCGTCTACATCGGCACGGCGATCTGGTTCGTCGTCGCGGTGGTGCTGACGTTCGTCGACCGGGGGTCCATCTACATGTGGACGGCCTGGTCCGGCGGTGGGCTCGGGATCATCGGCGCGCTCATCATGGTGTGGCAGCGACAGGCGGGTAAGCGCGGCTCTAAGGCCGCGCAGCGCATCGACTAG
- a CDS encoding GNAT family N-acetyltransferase — protein sequence MQVRRARPGDGHGMGRVHVAAWRAGYQGIMGDDRLAGLSERTFGRRWESIVTSPGEVRNFVVERDRQIVAIGSAGPPRQPVAAGEVHMINVHPDAWGTGAGTAMLERLQDELRTLGYAQAYLWVADGNQRAIRFYANRGWSPDGEVMDDERESPPLRELRYVREL from the coding sequence ATGCAGGTGCGCCGCGCGCGACCGGGGGACGGCCACGGGATGGGCCGGGTGCACGTCGCCGCCTGGCGGGCCGGCTACCAGGGGATCATGGGCGACGACCGGTTGGCCGGGCTCTCGGAGCGCACCTTCGGGCGGCGCTGGGAGTCGATCGTGACCAGCCCCGGCGAGGTCCGCAACTTCGTGGTCGAGCGCGACCGGCAGATCGTGGCGATCGGCTCGGCCGGACCGCCCAGGCAGCCGGTGGCGGCCGGAGAGGTGCACATGATCAACGTGCACCCGGACGCCTGGGGCACCGGCGCGGGCACGGCGATGCTGGAGCGGCTGCAGGACGAGCTGCGGACGTTGGGGTACGCGCAGGCGTACCTGTGGGTCGCCGACGGCAACCAGCGCGCGATCAGGTTCTACGCCAACCGCGGCTGGTCACCGGACGGCGAGGTCATGGACGACGAGCGGGAGTCGCCGCCGCTGCGGGAGTTGCGGTACGTGCGGGAGCTCTAG
- a CDS encoding DddA-like double-stranded DNA deaminase toxin — MPLDEKYRQLRAATERLSRLKFAVLAVQSQLDDVRRTVHQVLWGTNTFTAPALAVVAANDYLLRLAATIGEIEALLAVVLARADPPAPASTPQPGVTNRHGDRYPPEATPYQDVLPPRVRQGRRNAPIVAILEVDGQSFGELTATPQDDWTAESRARIRQLGLARRADRVANHVEMKAVAVMVRTRGRQARVIINHAPCGSEPGAWIGCHSVLPDFIPEGSSLTVLGTDARGEPFSRTYKGKATR; from the coding sequence GTGCCCCTCGACGAGAAGTATCGGCAGCTCAGGGCCGCGACCGAACGGCTCAGTCGGCTGAAGTTCGCGGTGCTGGCCGTGCAATCCCAGCTCGACGATGTGCGCCGGACCGTGCACCAGGTGCTGTGGGGCACGAACACCTTCACCGCCCCTGCCCTCGCCGTGGTCGCCGCCAACGACTACCTGCTGCGCTTGGCGGCGACGATAGGTGAGATCGAGGCCCTGCTCGCCGTGGTGCTGGCCCGCGCGGATCCGCCTGCACCGGCGTCGACTCCCCAACCAGGCGTCACCAACCGACACGGCGACCGGTACCCGCCAGAAGCGACGCCCTACCAGGACGTCTTGCCGCCCCGGGTCCGTCAAGGCCGCCGCAACGCGCCGATCGTCGCCATCCTCGAGGTCGACGGCCAGTCCTTCGGCGAACTGACCGCGACACCGCAGGACGACTGGACGGCGGAGTCGCGGGCAAGGATCCGCCAACTCGGCCTGGCAAGGCGGGCCGACCGCGTGGCCAACCACGTCGAGATGAAGGCCGTGGCAGTCATGGTGCGCACACGCGGCAGGCAGGCGAGAGTCATCATCAACCACGCGCCGTGCGGCTCCGAGCCGGGTGCGTGGATAGGGTGCCACTCTGTTCTGCCGGACTTCATCCCCGAGGGCAGCAGCCTCACCGTGCTGGGCACCGATGCGCGAGGCGAACCCTTCTCCCGCACCTACAAGGGCAAGGCAACGCGATGA
- a CDS encoding DUF397 domain-containing protein, whose product MISGIWRKSSRSGNMNACVELAVRVEVVGVRDSKNPAASALGFSRGAFDAMLIAIKAR is encoded by the coding sequence GTGATCTCTGGGATCTGGCGCAAGAGTTCCCGCAGCGGGAACATGAACGCTTGCGTTGAGCTTGCCGTGCGTGTCGAGGTGGTCGGAGTTCGCGACTCCAAGAACCCCGCCGCCAGTGCCCTTGGCTTCAGCCGGGGCGCCTTCGACGCGATGCTCATCGCGATCAAGGCCCGGTAG
- a CDS encoding DUF397 domain-containing protein, which produces MNSTAWRKSSRSTPDNACVELRVQVEAVGVRDSKNPAAGALGFDRPAFGTFLSAVKAR; this is translated from the coding sequence ATGAACAGCACTGCATGGCGCAAGAGTTCCCGCAGCACGCCCGACAACGCCTGTGTTGAGCTGCGGGTTCAGGTCGAGGCGGTGGGTGTGCGGGACTCCAAGAACCCGGCCGCCGGAGCCCTCGGCTTCGACCGCCCGGCCTTCGGCACCTTCCTCTCCGCCGTCAAAGCCCGCTAG
- a CDS encoding superoxide dismutase — MAPYVLPDLDYDYGQLTPVIIGDINELHHSKHHAAYVKGTNDTLEKIAAARDAGDFGSIVGLETTLAFNLAGHTLHNQWWKNLSPDGGDKPTGELAAAIDEHFGSFDGLRAQLNAVSGTIQGSGWGVLAWDPIGSRLITQQIKDHHSNLSIATTPLLVFDTWEHAYYLQYKNVKVDYIDKLWNIVNWADVTARFEAALAGVNGLRPPAPQG; from the coding sequence GTGGCTCCGTACGTCCTGCCCGACCTCGACTACGACTACGGGCAACTCACGCCGGTGATCATCGGCGACATCAACGAACTCCACCACAGCAAGCACCACGCCGCGTACGTCAAGGGCACCAACGACACGTTGGAGAAGATCGCCGCCGCCCGCGACGCCGGTGACTTCGGCTCGATCGTCGGCCTGGAGACCACGCTGGCCTTCAACCTCGCGGGCCACACGCTGCACAACCAGTGGTGGAAGAACCTCAGCCCGGATGGCGGCGACAAGCCGACCGGCGAGCTCGCCGCCGCCATCGACGAGCACTTCGGCTCGTTCGACGGTCTGCGCGCCCAGCTCAACGCCGTGTCCGGCACCATCCAGGGCTCCGGCTGGGGCGTGCTCGCGTGGGACCCGATCGGCTCGCGGCTGATCACCCAGCAGATCAAGGACCACCACTCGAACCTGTCGATCGCCACCACGCCGCTGCTGGTGTTCGACACCTGGGAGCACGCGTACTACCTGCAGTACAAGAACGTGAAGGTCGACTACATCGACAAGCTCTGGAACATCGTCAACTGGGCCGACGTCACCGCCCGGTTCGAGGCCGCCCTCGCAGGCGTCAACGGCCTGCGGCCGCCCGCCCCCCAGGGCTGA
- a CDS encoding MFS transporter, which produces MFSSLRVRNYRLFATGQVVSNVGTWMQRIAQDWLVLVLTDNNPVALGIAAALQFLPTLIFSLWAGVLADRLDKRKLLIGVQIGLALCALVLGVLDVTGIVQVWHVYALCFVLGAFAAVEVPVRQSFVAEIVGRDQVANAVAINSTSFNLARIVGPAIAGVMIILIGTGWLFLGNAVCTVAVIVGLLRMDPAKLIRGPKVPRAKGQLREGLRYVRRRADILTVMVLVFFVSTFGMTFFVTLAVVAATVFHRDADGYGLLSTTLAIGTLAGSVLAVRRSSRGRPRTRLLLGSALAFGILEVVVGLMPSYSTFAIALIPVGLCLMTFMTTANSTVQLAVSPEMRGRVMGLYMLVFVGGNPLGAPMVGWMADQWGARSPFIIGGAVAALTAILCGAVLLVRGGIKRPTTGWSRLLLRKPGFER; this is translated from the coding sequence ATGTTCTCCTCGCTGCGGGTGCGCAACTACCGCCTGTTCGCGACCGGGCAGGTCGTGTCCAATGTGGGCACCTGGATGCAGCGGATCGCCCAGGACTGGCTGGTCCTGGTGCTCACCGACAACAACCCGGTCGCCCTCGGCATCGCCGCGGCGCTGCAGTTCCTCCCGACGTTGATCTTCTCGCTGTGGGCCGGGGTGCTGGCCGACCGGCTGGACAAGCGCAAGCTGCTGATCGGCGTCCAAATAGGACTCGCGTTGTGCGCGCTCGTGCTCGGTGTGCTCGACGTGACCGGGATCGTGCAGGTGTGGCACGTCTACGCGCTGTGCTTCGTGCTCGGCGCGTTCGCCGCGGTCGAGGTGCCGGTCCGCCAGTCGTTCGTCGCCGAGATCGTCGGGCGCGACCAGGTGGCCAACGCGGTCGCGATCAACTCGACCAGCTTCAACCTGGCGCGCATCGTCGGCCCGGCCATCGCCGGCGTCATGATCATCCTGATCGGCACCGGCTGGCTGTTCCTCGGCAACGCCGTGTGCACGGTCGCGGTGATCGTCGGCCTGCTGCGGATGGACCCGGCGAAGCTGATCCGCGGCCCCAAGGTCCCGCGCGCCAAGGGCCAACTGCGCGAGGGCCTGCGCTACGTCCGCCGCCGCGCCGACATCCTCACCGTCATGGTCCTGGTGTTCTTCGTCAGCACCTTCGGCATGACCTTCTTCGTCACCCTCGCCGTAGTAGCCGCCACCGTCTTCCACCGCGACGCCGACGGCTACGGCCTCCTGTCCACCACCCTCGCCATCGGCACCCTCGCCGGCTCGGTCCTCGCCGTCCGCCGCAGCTCCCGCGGCCGCCCCCGCACCCGGCTGCTACTGGGTTCGGCGCTCGCCTTCGGCATCCTCGAAGTCGTAGTCGGCCTGATGCCGTCCTACTCGACCTTCGCCATAGCCCTGATCCCGGTGGGCCTGTGCCTCATGACCTTCATGACCACAGCCAACTCCACCGTCCAACTGGCCGTCAGCCCCGAGATGCGAGGCCGCGTAATGGGCCTCTACATGCTCGTCTTCGTAGGCGGCAACCCACTGGGCGCCCCCATGGTCGGCTGGATGGCGGACCAGTGGGGAGCCCGCTCCCCCTTCATCATCGGCGGTGCGGTGGCCGCCCTAACCGCCATCCTCTGCGGTGCAGTGCTCCTGGTGCGCGGCGGCATCAAACGCCCCACCACCGGCTGGAGCCGTCTGCTGCTGCGCAAACCAGGCTTCGAGCGCTAG
- a CDS encoding MarR family winged helix-turn-helix transcriptional regulator yields the protein MSESERALTSRLRLAVVRLNRRLRAQRTNAAITLTQLSALSCVHKCGPLTPGELAAKEGVQPPSMTRVITALEELGYVTRSPHPSDGRQAIVALTDEGRVYIQADISAREAWLDKRLAELTDEERTVLARAAEIIDRMAGNQN from the coding sequence ATGTCCGAGTCCGAGCGCGCGTTGACCAGCCGGTTGCGGCTGGCGGTGGTGCGGCTCAACCGCAGGCTCCGGGCGCAGCGCACCAACGCCGCGATCACCCTCACCCAGCTGTCCGCCCTGTCCTGCGTGCACAAGTGCGGCCCGCTGACCCCGGGGGAGCTCGCCGCCAAGGAGGGCGTCCAGCCGCCGTCGATGACCAGGGTCATCACGGCGCTGGAGGAGTTGGGGTACGTGACCCGCAGCCCGCACCCGAGCGACGGCAGGCAGGCCATCGTGGCGCTGACCGACGAGGGCCGGGTCTACATCCAGGCGGACATCTCCGCCAGGGAGGCGTGGCTGGACAAGCGACTGGCGGAGCTGACCGACGAGGAACGGACCGTCCTCGCCAGGGCCGCCGAGATCATCGACAGGATGGCGGGGAACCAGAACTAG
- a CDS encoding glutamate--cysteine ligase: MGQDVKIDAFSREDRQRYRQKVRRCLDALERMLAEGGFADEHPRMGLEIELNLVDDALAPAMLNRTVLEKIDDPCYTTELGQHNLELNVRPRPLRDEQSIDLEHELRHSLAHAGHKAQDAGATLVMIGSLPTLRSEHFDIRWLTQNPRYQKLNDQIFAIRGEEMLLHMEGIPLPGQRAERLRCLQNSILAESACTSAQLHLQVPPEKFAANWNAAQCLAGVQVAIAANSPFLLRKALWHETRIPLFLQATDTRPQELKNQGVRPRVWFGERWITSIFDLFEENVRYFPGLLPEVDDEDPFEALDSGRAPRLAELRLHNGTIWRWNRPVYDIADDVPHLRVENRVLPAGPTVVDLIANAAFFYGAQRALTAEERPLWTRMSFQAAEENLHAGARHAFDAQLYWPGIGWVPPDELVLRVLLPMAHEGLRDCGVSDESRERYLGVIEERCVARRTGSTWQRAVVSDLESRGLDRDAALVAMLRRYIELSAAGEPVHTWEV; the protein is encoded by the coding sequence ATGGGGCAAGACGTGAAAATCGACGCTTTCAGCCGAGAAGACCGGCAACGCTACCGCCAGAAGGTGCGCCGGTGCCTGGACGCGCTCGAGCGCATGCTGGCCGAGGGTGGTTTCGCCGACGAGCACCCGAGAATGGGCCTGGAGATCGAACTCAACCTGGTCGACGACGCGCTGGCACCCGCCATGCTCAACCGCACGGTCCTGGAGAAGATCGATGACCCGTGCTACACGACCGAACTGGGCCAGCACAACCTCGAGCTCAACGTGCGACCCCGGCCGCTGCGCGACGAGCAGTCCATAGACCTGGAGCACGAACTGCGCCACTCGCTGGCCCACGCGGGCCACAAGGCGCAGGACGCTGGCGCGACGCTGGTGATGATCGGGTCGCTGCCGACGCTGCGCAGCGAGCACTTCGACATCCGCTGGCTGACGCAGAACCCGCGCTACCAGAAGCTCAACGACCAGATCTTCGCCATCCGCGGCGAGGAGATGCTGTTGCACATGGAGGGCATCCCGCTGCCCGGTCAGCGCGCGGAACGGTTGCGCTGCCTGCAGAACTCGATCCTGGCCGAGTCGGCGTGCACCTCGGCGCAACTGCACCTGCAGGTGCCGCCGGAGAAGTTCGCCGCGAACTGGAACGCCGCGCAGTGCCTGGCAGGCGTGCAGGTCGCGATCGCGGCCAACTCGCCGTTCCTGCTGCGCAAGGCGTTGTGGCACGAGACCAGGATCCCGTTGTTCCTGCAGGCGACCGACACCCGCCCGCAGGAGCTGAAGAACCAGGGCGTGCGGCCGAGGGTGTGGTTCGGCGAGCGGTGGATCACCTCGATCTTCGACCTGTTCGAGGAGAACGTGCGCTACTTCCCCGGCCTGCTGCCCGAGGTCGACGACGAGGACCCGTTCGAGGCCCTCGACTCCGGCCGGGCGCCGCGGTTGGCGGAATTGCGGCTGCACAACGGAACCATCTGGCGCTGGAACCGGCCGGTCTACGACATCGCCGACGACGTGCCGCACCTGCGGGTGGAGAACCGGGTGCTGCCAGCGGGTCCGACGGTGGTCGACCTGATCGCCAACGCCGCCTTCTTCTACGGCGCGCAAAGGGCGTTGACCGCCGAGGAGCGTCCACTGTGGACGCGCATGTCGTTCCAGGCGGCGGAGGAGAACCTGCACGCGGGCGCACGGCACGCGTTCGACGCGCAGTTGTACTGGCCCGGGATCGGCTGGGTGCCGCCGGACGAACTGGTGCTGCGGGTACTGCTGCCGATGGCGCACGAGGGCCTGCGCGACTGCGGGGTGTCCGACGAGTCGCGCGAGCGGTACCTCGGCGTGATCGAGGAGCGGTGCGTGGCGCGGCGCACCGGGTCGACCTGGCAGCGGGCGGTCGTGTCCGACCTGGAGTCACGGGGGTTGGACCGGGACGCGGCGCTGGTGGCGATGCTGCGGCGGTACATCGAACTGAGCGCGGCGGGTGAGCCGGTTCACACCTGGGAGGTCTGA
- a CDS encoding Imm1 family immunity protein — translation MTDDLLRHGWLHVDQLPPGFDLVAALREVDFDIPSLWVIATGSTDFVSGEHAELGVGVNGDTGVLDWIAGDQRSVPRNGTNADWKSYFLAGLDETSVPPGAEVPVEVAYQALAEFLATRARPTCVEWRVAEEG, via the coding sequence ATGACGGACGATCTCCTGCGCCACGGTTGGCTGCACGTGGACCAACTCCCACCCGGCTTCGACCTGGTGGCGGCACTGCGCGAAGTGGATTTCGACATCCCCAGCCTCTGGGTGATCGCAACGGGCTCCACCGACTTCGTGTCGGGCGAACACGCCGAACTGGGAGTCGGGGTGAACGGCGACACCGGCGTGCTGGACTGGATCGCGGGTGACCAGAGGTCGGTTCCCCGCAACGGGACCAACGCCGACTGGAAGTCGTATTTCCTGGCTGGCCTCGACGAGACTTCAGTGCCGCCGGGGGCGGAGGTGCCGGTGGAGGTCGCTTACCAGGCGCTGGCGGAGTTTCTCGCTACGCGGGCCCGGCCCACCTGTGTTGAGTGGCGGGTGGCTGAGGAGGGCTAG